In Paraburkholderia youngii, the genomic stretch CGAGAATATCGCGGACCGTCGCGACCGGGAGCGGCGCGCCGCCTATTTCGTCCAGCAGGGCGGCGAACATCACGCGCTGCATGACGCGCGGGCCAATGCGTACGCCTTTGCCGGCGGAAGGCGGCGGATGTGATGTGGCCGCGGGAGGGCCATGTGCATGCAGCCGGACACATGCCTCGTATCTGCGAACATTGCAGGGACTACGGCAGGAGATCAGGATGACCGGGGAGCGCGAGTGGGTTCCGCGAACCGACGCGGCTCAGATTGCGCAGCGCCTGCGTGAACGCCGGGAAGCGTCGGGGATGACGCAGCCCGAACTCGCACGCAAGGTGGGCGTGGCCAGATCGACCTACGTGCACTGGGAGAGGGGAAGGCTGCCTGGCACCCTTGCGACAGCGACGGTGAACGCCCTGGAAGCCGCCCTGCAGGTGCCGCAAGGATGGTTGCTCCGCCATGGGATGCTGCCGTTCCCGGACCTGGGGTTCGACGCGGCAAATGCGGCGCCCCACGAAAGTGGGCGGGATCTCCTGCAGGCGCGGATTCCCCGGGCCCGGTGCCAGGAGCTCGGCCCGCACGCACGGCGGCTGGGCGAGGAACTGGGCTTGACCGTTGCGGAGGTGGCGCGAGCTTGTGCAGTGAGCCATCCCACGCTGTCGCAGTGGGAGCAGGCGACGTTTCCCAAGGTGCTCACCGCGCAGCGCCTTCGCGCCTGGGAGCGTGCACTCCTGCTTGCGCCAGGGGAATTGCTCGCGCCTCCGGCGTCGCATCCCCGGTTTGCGATGGCCGGTGGCGCGTGCTCAACGAGGCTCAAACGCTCGAAGCCGCGATCCATGGCGTTGCGGCCTGTCTGGCCACGCGCGGCCGCAACCTGGTCGGGCCGGAACAGCCGCTGGACAAGGCAGCCAGCCGGAATGCCGACCTGCTTGGTCACCGCTATGGCATTGGCGCGCACCGCCACTGGCCCCTGGTCGACGTCGCCGTCTCGTACGGAATGGCGCGCGCGGATGTACACAAAGCCGTGCACGCCTGATCGCGCGGTCGGCGCAGTTCGCGTTCGAGATCCCGGTGCTGGACTCCATCATTGGGGCGGGGGGCTTTTCGTCAGCGAGTGCAGCCGTCGATGACCGCGTGCGTGAGCTGCTGGGGCCGTCGCTGTCGATGGCGCGCGCTGCGGCATTCGCCGACGAGATATTGTCCCGGCGGACCACCGGCGCTGATCTCAGTAGGTCGGTGAGCTGCGCCAGCATCACGACGCAATCGGCGAAGGCTCCGCTGGTCCAGGGTGTCCTGCCTGAAGTGCAGGAACGTGGCCTCGACATATCGCACGTGGCGGAAGCTGCAGTTGGCAGGGTCGCGGCCGAAAAGCGCGCGGCGGAATGGCTGAAGGAGAACGCGGAAGCGATCGAAAGCTCCAACGCTTACGTGGAACAGCACGGGCTTCCACTTGAAATGTACCGGAAGTTCCGAGGGAGCCTTCCGCTGTCTTTCCGGATGCACGGGGTGGAGTGGCCGCCTGGTATTGCGCCGATCGCGACGCATGTATCAGGTCTCTCGATGTCAGTCCGCGGGACAGCGGCGCCGGATGAGACGGTTACCAAAAGGAGAGGCGGATGCTTCGAATCACTGTTGAATTGCTGCCCGGCGGACAGGAAAAGGGAAAGCGCGTCATCGCGACGGCGGATATCGCGCGGGTGAGCGACGGGCCGTTTGGGGCACTCGCGGACTACCGGGTCACCCTGGCGGATGCGATGCTCGGTGAGGTCGGCGAGCGCGCCGTTGTGCGCAGTTATCCACGATTTGCGGGGAGCGTGTGGGACCTCGTGGCCCGCGGGATTGCTGCTGCACTGAACCAGGACACTGAAGCGTTGCCCGCCCGACCGGCGAAACCGGAGGTGCCAGTTCACACCAACGAAGCAGGCTTCCGGTACGTGCGTCTGGAGGAAATCCCCGAGCCGACCCGAACATTCTTTGACCGGAAGCTCGCCGGTTCGGGCATTCCCGATCACGGCTGCGCCTACGCGCATGACTGGTTCGACTTTCTCAACGGTCAGCGCTGATGCCAGAGCCCCATGCGAAAATGACGCGGGGCAGTCTGTGACGCTGCTGACCGCATCCAGTATCTGCAGTGATTGGCCGCCGACAATTAAGGCATCGGCTCAACGCTCCCAAGAGGAGTGGGGATTCATGAGTACCAGGAACCACATCAGGTATCAGTCGAGAGAGGGAGATCAGCCCGGCTGGGATCTCTACACCGAGATTCTTGAGGCGGAGGACGTTGTGTATCTCGAGCTCGACGGTGTTGCCGCTGAAGTCACGATGCTCGGGAACATGGAGCGCGGGCCGGGCACGGTGCTGTTGCGCCTGCCGGTCGACACTGCGAAGCAGCTTGGTCTCGTGCCGCCGGACTGGGAAACGTCGGACTGGGGAAAGGGATAGGTCATGCGTGAATACCAGGACAGGACGGTGCGGGAGGTCGCGGCTTGCACATGCGACCGCTGCGGCCGGCGCATGACACCTGTTGATGACCAGTGGGAGTGGTACGAAAAGGTGTCGCTCGACTGGCGTGGTGGCTTTGGCTCGGTTTTCGGCGATGGCGCCCATATGAGCCTTGATCTTTGCCAGCAGTGCGTACGCGATACGCTGGGACCGTGGCTACGGGTCGATCCGCCTTCCGCACCGGACGGCTCAATTCAGGCCCTGAAAGGCGTCGTGCCCCGACCCGATGCACCGGTGTCTGTCGACCGGATGAATCCCTGGGACTTCCACGAGCACGAATAGAGGTCTTACCGCCCGATGCGGCTTCGCGCGCCGCTCAGACTGCCGATCGTGGATTGCCGTTTCTCACGGGGCGTCTCGAACTCATCGTCGAGACGCTCAGGCGGCTGGTTACCTTCGGTTGGACAAGTTAGCCCTATCGCTCAACGAGTCTTGTCGACCGCATCGCCGCCGGTGCGACGTGGGGGGTTTAAGCGCAGGTAACAAGATGAACCGGTCGTTTCGTGACGGCGCCCCAGAGGCAGCAGGTCGGCCAAAGCCGACGCTCGCCGAACCGGCAGTGTGCGGCGGGTCCAGGCCGCTTTGCTGACCTCTGTTGATGCGCCTTGAAGCGGATGCGGCAGACTGTGCGAAGGTGGCGGCTGAATAGACAGACCCATGTCCCGATTGCCGACCTGGCGATGCTATACATCCCAGTGATACAAGGGTGGTGGAACTACTATGGTGCGTTTTACCAGACGGCCGTGCTTCGTTTCTTTCAGCACATCGATCGTGCGCTTGAACGTTGGGCGCGGCGAAAGTACAAGGCTCTTCACGGTCGCCATCGACGTAGTGTGGAGTGCGTGCGCAAGATGCAGGTCGCCAGCCCAACGTTGTTCCATCATTGGCGTGTCGCCGGACCAAAGGTTGGATAACGGGAGCCGTATGACGCGAGAGTGTCACGTACGGTTCTGCGAGAGGCTCGGGGTGGGACTCCCCGAGCCTACTCACCACTTTGGGATGAAAGCGCACATTGGCGTGGACCAAGAGTCGGGCCTAGTCCATACCGTGATCGGCACAGCGGCCAACGTTCATGACATCAATGCGGCCGAAGCGTTGTTGCACGGCCGAGAAACGGATGTGTCCGCCGACGCCGGCTACCGAGGTATCGAAAAGCGCTGCCAGGAGAACCCGGTTCGCTGGCATGTCGCGATGCGACCAGGCAGGCGTAGACAACTGGACCTGAACGATCGTCTGGACGCGATATTCGACCAGATTGATCGCCTGAAGGCCGGCATCCGCGCCAAGGTTGAACATCCGTTCCGCGTGCTCAAGCAGCAGTTTGGCTATACGAAGACCCGGTACCGAGGGTTGATGAAGAACACCGCGCAGATCACGACACTGTTTGCGCTGGGCAACCTGTGGATGGCACGCAAGGCTTTACGCAAAGCTTGAAACGCTCGGGGATTAAGGCCGCGAGTCTCGGCAAACAGAGGTCGTCATGCTTGGAAAGCCGGACGCCCAACCTGCCAGCAGACTCTTACGGCAGATACGACCAAAGTGGCAAAAGATCAGTGCTCCGAAAACGAGTTGTGCAGAACTTCCTTAGCACTTTGCCCCTTCGTTCATGGCCATCGCCGTTTATCGTTTGCCTGATTCTGGGATCCCGGCGCCGCATGAAGGGGCGACTACAGCTTGTAGATCATCCGTTCGTTCATTCTCGAACTGGTACAACGCCATGAGCGCGCCCTCAGCGAGATAGCGACCGCCTTGAGGACTGGGCGACCTTCGGCAACGAGCAAAAACCGGCAGGGCGAGAACCTTGGGCGGGCTGACGCGGTTCGTCAAAACCACGCGAACCTAGGGCTGTTGAGTATCCCCGATGGCGACAACTGAGTCTCATTGAGCGCGCCCGTCTCTGGGTCAACAAAAATCAGTCGGCCGTCTTGTGTTCCGACGACCACGCCCCCCCAGCCATATGCAATCGGATCCGTGACCGTCTCGCCTGATCCAGTGTTGAGCGAGCCCGAAGTCCAGACATGAGCG encodes the following:
- a CDS encoding type II toxin-antitoxin system CcdA family antitoxin produces the protein MARAAAFADEILSRRTTGADLSRSVSCASITTQSAKAPLVQGVLPEVQERGLDISHVAEAAVGRVAAEKRAAEWLKENAEAIESSNAYVEQHGLPLEMYRKFRGSLPLSFRMHGVEWPPGIAPIATHVSGLSMSVRGTAAPDETVTKRRGGCFESLLNCCPADRKRESASSRRRISRG
- a CDS encoding group II intron maturase-specific domain-containing protein, whose product is MRQTVRRWRLNRQTHVPIADLAMLYIPVIQGWWNYYGAFYQTAVLRFFQHIDRALERWARRKYKALHGRHRRSVECVRKMQVASPTLFHHWRVAGPKVG